One stretch of Thermococcus sp. 21S9 DNA includes these proteins:
- a CDS encoding Coenzyme F420 hydrogenase/dehydrogenase, beta subunit C-terminal domain, producing the protein MMPVGETLLGQIRAVYLGRATDEEILKRKVASGGAVTAMLTYALEKDIIDGVVTAKRTKGLEGEAVVARTKEELLETAGNRWSIVPFAARIKAKIEEEDLKRVAVVCLPCQAQFFGQMRDFPILETDFGNRIKYIVSLFCMGTFAFEAFLNYLRVKYGVRAEEIEDIKLSGDFLEIHRETGVLAIPLKEAFSYLQTGCLVCSDYTGVWSDVSAGFVESEPGWTVLITRNQRGEELVRGAEREGYLELRDGSHVLGDVLKGAREKLARAQKNMAQLL; encoded by the coding sequence ATGATGCCCGTTGGAGAAACCCTTCTCGGCCAGATTAGGGCCGTTTACCTCGGAAGGGCAACCGACGAGGAGATACTGAAGCGGAAGGTCGCGAGCGGCGGCGCTGTTACTGCCATGCTCACCTACGCCCTCGAAAAGGACATAATAGACGGCGTCGTTACCGCGAAGAGGACGAAGGGCCTTGAAGGTGAGGCCGTCGTTGCAAGGACGAAGGAGGAGCTCCTCGAGACGGCAGGAAACCGCTGGAGCATAGTTCCCTTCGCGGCGAGGATTAAGGCGAAGATAGAGGAGGAAGACCTGAAAAGGGTCGCGGTTGTCTGTCTCCCCTGCCAGGCGCAGTTCTTCGGCCAGATGAGGGACTTTCCAATACTTGAAACGGACTTCGGCAACAGGATTAAGTACATCGTCAGCCTTTTCTGCATGGGAACGTTCGCCTTCGAGGCGTTCCTGAACTACCTGCGCGTCAAGTACGGCGTCAGGGCAGAGGAGATAGAGGACATAAAGCTCTCCGGTGATTTCCTCGAAATCCACAGGGAGACAGGCGTTCTCGCGATACCGCTGAAGGAGGCGTTTTCATACCTCCAGACCGGCTGTCTGGTGTGCTCTGACTACACCGGAGTGTGGAGCGACGTTTCGGCGGGCTTCGTCGAGAGCGAGCCCGGGTGGACTGTGCTGATAACGAGGAACCAGCGCGGTGAAGAGCTCGTCAGGGGAGCCGAGAGGGAGGGCTACCTTGAACTCCGCGACGGCTCCCACGTGCTCGGCGACGTGCTCAAGGGTGCCCGCGAAAAGCTCGCGAGGGCTCAGAAGAACATGGCCCAGCTTCTCTGA
- the fdhF gene encoding formate dehydrogenase subunit alpha, with protein MKVPVVCPYCGVGCRLYIERTPSGYRLDYADDVPGIPNENGSLCPKGNAVLDLLSKDRLRKPLKAKEEGKFVEVSWDEAIREVTERLREIAKDDPNGLMFFGSAKTYNEPNYLVQKLARMLGTNNIDHCARLCHSSTVAGLKAVFGAGAMTNTYRDIERADVIMIWGHNYAETHPVGFRYVIKAKERGAKVIVVDPRYTRTAWFSDIFLQPYPGTDIALANGLMHVIIKHGLYDEEFVERRTVGFQELKKTVEKYTPERVEEITGVPAELIEEAAVTFAKAENAVVTWAMGLTQSVHGYDNVRAVATLIAITGHIGKPGNGASPMRGQNNVQGACDLGVLPNVFPGYQAVTDEEKRRFFEEFWGVELSGEVGLTTVEATHEALKGRLKAYYIVGENPVISEANSRNVVKALRKLEFLVVQDIFPTETVRLADIFLPATSMLENDGSLTNTERRVQWSFKALKPPGEARPDWWIVSEVGKALGFTGNGPKGFGYRSAEDVLREINACTPQYRGITPERLKSNLAGIHWPCPSEEHPGTSLLYTESFLTPDGRAHLASVEHRPPAETPDDEYPLILTTTRYVGHFHTLTMTGRSELLRKRWREPFLEVNPSDARRFGLEDNGWVLIETRRGRYVARVKVTKAVKPGVVAIPWHWGANVLTNDALDPVSKIPDTKACACRVKPVGEAEARRILEELRAEGVVA; from the coding sequence TTGAAGGTCCCCGTCGTGTGCCCATACTGTGGCGTCGGCTGTCGGCTCTACATCGAGCGGACGCCGAGCGGTTACAGGCTGGATTACGCTGACGACGTACCGGGCATCCCCAACGAGAACGGAAGCCTCTGTCCAAAGGGCAACGCCGTCCTCGATTTGCTCTCGAAGGACAGGCTCAGGAAGCCCCTCAAGGCGAAGGAAGAAGGTAAGTTCGTCGAGGTGAGCTGGGATGAAGCCATCCGGGAGGTCACCGAGAGGCTGAGGGAGATAGCTAAAGACGACCCCAACGGGCTTATGTTCTTCGGCTCGGCAAAGACCTACAACGAGCCGAACTACCTCGTTCAAAAGCTGGCCAGAATGCTCGGGACCAACAACATCGACCACTGCGCGAGGCTCTGCCACTCCTCAACGGTCGCAGGCCTGAAGGCCGTCTTCGGAGCGGGGGCGATGACGAACACCTACCGCGACATCGAGAGGGCGGACGTGATAATGATTTGGGGCCACAACTACGCCGAAACCCACCCCGTCGGCTTCCGCTACGTCATCAAGGCGAAGGAGAGGGGCGCAAAGGTCATCGTCGTTGACCCGCGCTACACGAGGACCGCGTGGTTCTCGGACATCTTCCTCCAGCCCTACCCCGGAACGGACATAGCGCTCGCCAACGGCCTTATGCACGTCATCATAAAGCACGGCCTCTACGATGAGGAGTTCGTGGAGAGAAGAACCGTCGGATTCCAGGAGCTCAAGAAGACCGTCGAGAAGTACACGCCCGAGAGGGTGGAGGAGATAACCGGTGTCCCCGCGGAGCTGATAGAGGAGGCGGCGGTTACCTTTGCGAAAGCCGAGAACGCGGTGGTTACCTGGGCGATGGGGCTGACGCAGTCGGTTCACGGCTACGACAACGTCAGGGCAGTTGCAACTCTCATAGCAATCACCGGCCACATAGGGAAGCCCGGAAACGGAGCCTCTCCAATGCGCGGGCAGAACAACGTCCAGGGAGCCTGCGACCTCGGCGTTCTCCCGAACGTCTTCCCCGGCTATCAGGCAGTTACGGACGAGGAAAAGAGGAGGTTCTTCGAGGAGTTCTGGGGCGTTGAGCTGAGCGGTGAGGTCGGCCTTACGACGGTCGAGGCGACGCACGAGGCCCTGAAGGGCAGGCTGAAGGCCTACTACATCGTCGGCGAGAACCCAGTGATAAGCGAGGCCAACTCGCGCAACGTCGTAAAGGCCCTTAGAAAGCTCGAGTTCCTCGTCGTTCAGGACATATTCCCGACCGAGACGGTGAGGTTGGCGGACATCTTTCTGCCGGCAACTTCAATGCTCGAAAACGATGGTTCGCTCACCAACACAGAGAGGCGCGTGCAGTGGAGCTTCAAGGCACTCAAACCGCCCGGGGAGGCGAGGCCCGACTGGTGGATAGTGAGCGAGGTCGGAAAAGCCCTCGGTTTCACCGGGAATGGACCAAAGGGCTTCGGCTACCGCTCGGCGGAGGACGTTCTGAGGGAGATAAACGCCTGCACGCCCCAGTACAGGGGCATAACGCCCGAGAGACTAAAGAGCAACCTTGCCGGAATCCACTGGCCGTGCCCGAGCGAAGAACACCCGGGAACGTCCCTGCTCTACACCGAGAGCTTCCTAACGCCGGACGGAAGGGCCCACCTGGCGAGCGTCGAGCACAGACCCCCGGCCGAAACGCCCGACGATGAATACCCGCTCATCTTAACGACGACGCGCTACGTGGGTCACTTCCACACGCTGACGATGACGGGGAGGAGCGAGCTCCTGAGGAAGCGCTGGAGGGAGCCGTTCCTTGAGGTCAACCCGAGCGATGCAAGACGTTTCGGGCTTGAAGACAACGGCTGGGTGCTCATAGAGACGAGGCGCGGGAGATACGTCGCGAGGGTGAAGGTTACTAAAGCTGTGAAGCCCGGAGTTGTTGCGATTCCCTGGCACTGGGGGGCCAACGTCCTGACCAACGACGCCCTCGACCCGGTCTCGAAGATTCCAGATACGAAAGCCTGCGCCTGCCGCGTTAAGCCCGTTGGGGAGGCCGAGGCGAGGCGGATTCTGGAGGAGCTGAGGGCCGAGGGGGTGGTAGCTTGA